In a single window of the Zonotrichia albicollis isolate bZonAlb1 chromosome 23, bZonAlb1.hap1, whole genome shotgun sequence genome:
- the CDC27 gene encoding cell division cycle protein 27 homolog isoform X1, translating to MTVLQEPVQAAIWQALNHYAYRDAVFLAERLYAEVHSEEALFLLATCYYRSGKAYKAYRLLKGHSCTTPQCKYLLAKCCVDLSKLAEGEQILSGGVLNKQKSHDDLVMEFGDSACFTLSLLGHVYCKTDRLAKGSECYQKSLSLNPFLWSPFESLCEIGEKPDPDQTFKLTSLQNFSSCLPNTCTTVVSNHNISHRQPESVLMETPQDTIELNRINLESSNSKYSSLNSDSSMSYIDSAVISSDSVPLGSGTAILSKQAQNKPKTGRSLLGGPAALSPLTPSFGILPLETPSPGDGSYLQNYTNSSSVIDVPSTGAPSKKKLCVVQAVSRISQAGTKSVFSQSGNSREVTPVLVAQTQSSGPQTSTTPQVLSPTIAAPPNALPRRSSRLFTSDSSTTKENSKKLKMKFPPKIPNRKTKSKTNKGGITQPNLNDSLEITKLDSSIISEGKISTVAPQIQAFTLQKAAAEGLMSLLRDMGKGYLALCSYNCKEAINILSHLPSHHYNTGWVLCQIGRAYFELAEYMQAERIFSEVRRIENYRVEGMEIYSTTLWHLQKDVALSVLSKDLTDMDKNSPEAWCAAGNCFSLQREHDIAIKFFQRAIQVDPNYAYAYTLLGHEFVLTEELDKALACFRNAIRVNPRHYNAWYGLGMIYYKQEKFSLAEMHFQKALDINPQSSVLLCHIGVVQHALKKSEKALDTLNKAINIDPKNPLCKFHRASVLFANEKYKSALQELEELKQIVPKESLVYFLIGKVYKKLGQTHLALMNFSWAMDLDPKGANNQIKEAIDKRYLPDDEEPITREEQISECYPYESVGTDESQESSMTDADDTQLHAVESDEF from the exons GCTGCTATCTGGCAAGCACTGAACCACTACGCCTATCGCGATGCCGTGTTCCTCGCAGAAAGGTTATATGCTGAAG TTCACTCAGAAGAAGCACTGTTTTTACTGGCAACGTGTTACTACCGCTCAGGAAAGGCCTACAAAGCTTACAGGCTCCTAAAGGGACACAGCTGTACCACCCCACAGTGTAAATACCTGCTTGCAAAATGTTGTGTGGACCTCAGCAA gcttGCAGAAGGAGAGCAGATCTTGTCTGGTGGAGTGTTGAATAAACAGAAAAGCCATGATGACCTTGTTATGGAGTTTGGTGATTCTGCATGCTTTACACTCTCCTTACTGGGACATGTCTACTG CAAGACAGACCGGCTTGCCAAAGGATCAGAATGTTACCAAAAGAGCCTTAGTTTAAATCCTTTCCTCTGGTCCCCTTTTGAATCACTATGTGAAATAG GTGAAAAGCCAGACCCTGACCAAACATTTAAATTAACATCCTTACAGAATTTCAGCAGCTGTCTGCCCAACACTTGCACAACAGTGGTGTCCAATCACAACATATCCCACAGACAGCCTGAGAGTGTCCTCATGGAGACACCCCAGGACACAATT GAGTTGAACAGAATCAACCTAGAGTCCTCCAATTCAAAGTATTCCTCCTTGAATTCAGATTCCTCCATGTCTTACATTGACTCGGCTGTGATTTCCTCAGATTCTGTCCCTCTGGGGTCAGGAACTGCCATCTTGTCCAAACAGGctcaaaataaaccaaaaactGGACGGAGTTTGCTGGGGGGACctgcagctttgagcccactcACTCCAAG CTTTGGAATTTTGCCACTAGAAACCCCAAGCCCTGGAGATGGATCCTATTTACAGAACTACACCAACTCCTCCTCTGTCATCGATGTGCCATCCACCGGAGCACCTTCAAAGAAG AAACTCTGTGTTGTGCAGGCTGTCAGCAGGATCAGCCAGGCTGGAACAAAATCTGTTTTCTCCCAGAGTGGGAACAGCCGGGAAGTCACTCCAGTCCTTGTTGCACAAACCCAGAGCTCTGGTCCCCAGACAAG tacAACACCTCAGGTATTGAGCCCAACCATTGCTGCTCCACCCAACGCGCTGCCTCGGCGAAGCTCTCGCCTCTTCACCAGTGATAGCTCCACAACCAAG GAAAAtagcaaaaaattaaaaatgaagtttCCACCTAAGAttccaaacaggaaaacaaaaagtaaaacaaataaGGGAGGAATAACTCAACCAAACTTAAATGACAGTTTGGAAATCACCAAACTGGACTCTTCCATCATTTCAGAAGGGAAAATTTCCACTGTTGCACCACAAATCCAAGCTTTCACGCTacagaaggcagcagcag AAGGTTTGATGAGCCTTCTCCGGGACATGGGGAAAGGTTATTTAGCCTTGTGCTCATACAACTGCAAAGAAGCCATCAATATTTTGAGCCATTTGCCATCCCACCACTACAACACAGGCTGGGTGCTGTGCCAAATTGGGAGAGCTTACTTTGAGCTGGCAGAGTACATGCAG GCTGAGAGAATATTTTCAGAAGTGAGGAGGATTGAAAACTACAGAGTAGAAGGCATGGAAATCTATTCAACCACACTCTGGCATCTGCAGAAAGATGTTGCCCTTTCAGTTCTTTCTAAGGATTTGACAGACATGGATAAAAACTCACCAGAG GCCTGGTGTGCAGCAGGAAACTGCTTCAGCTTGCAAAGGGAGCACGACATTGCCATCAAGTTCTTCCAGAGGGCCATCCAGGTGGATCCAAACTATGCCTATGCCTACACCCTGCTGGGCCACGAGTTTGTGTTGACAGAGgagctggacaaggccctggcCTGTTTCAGAAACGCCATCAGGGTCAACCCCCGGCACTACAACGCCTG gtacGGGTTGGGAATGATTTATTACAAACAGGAGAAGTTCAGCCTGGCAGAAATGCATTTCCAGAAAGCACTTGATATCAacccccagagctcagtcctgCTGTGTCACATTGGAGTG GTCCAACACGCACTGAAAAAATCTGAGAAGGCTTTGGACACTTTGAACAAAGCAATCAACATCGACCCCAAGAACCCACTATGCAAATTCCACAGAGCCTCGGTGTTGTTTGCAAATGAGAAGTACAAG TCGGCTTTGCAAGAACTTGAAGAACTGAAACAGATTGTTCCCAAAGAGTCTCTTGTTTACTTTTTAATAGGAAAG GTTTATAAAAAGCTGGGTCAGACACATCTGGCCCTAATGAATTTCTCCTGGGCAATGGACCTGGATCCCAAAGGAGCCAACAACCAGATCAAGGAGGCCATAGACAAACGTTACCTGCCCGACGACGAGGAGCCCATCACGCGCGAGGAGCAGATCAGCGAGTGCTACCCCTACGAGTCAg TGGGCACAGACGagtcccaggagagcagcatgACGGACGCGGATGACACGCAGCTCCACGCCGTGGAAAGTGATGAATTTTAA